In Fusarium fujikuroi IMI 58289 draft genome, chromosome FFUJ_chr02, the genomic stretch TTTGACGACCAAAGTGATTGCGGTGAACGCGGACTGCGAGACCACCGATGAGTTCTTGACCACCTTTCTTGGTAGCATTTGCCTCGTCTGAGAGGAGGATAAGACCTGCGCAGGTTCCCCAGACTGGCCTCTTCTGGACTCTGATTTTATGTTAGTATTTGTGTAATTTATGAGACGGGACTGCTTACTTGACGAAATCTCTCAACggctcaagaagaccagaTTGAGCGGCGACGAAAGAGATAGTGGTGCTCTCGCCACCAGGAATGATAAGAGCATTACACTGATCGAGCTCTTCTTTTGTGCGAACTTCGATACAGTGAAATTTCGCCTTGGAAATACCCTCCGTAGAAGAAAGATACTCTGCGGCCTTTCGCACAAGATCGACATGCTCAGCAAAACCACCCTGAAGGGCCAAGACACCGACCGTAAGACTGATCATCTTGACTTGAAgttctcaacaacaatgaTTTGCCAGAGAAACGTAAGATGATAAAGGCAAGGAGCGATAACGGACAGTTTAAACTCGGAGCCTTTCACCGAAGgcaaaaaaaaagtcttagTCACTGGCAAGTGACATAACATACAAGATAGAGAGCGTTCCCCAGATTCTGGTGATGGGTACCGGAGTGACCCAAAAGGGATAAAGACGTGCATTAGAGCGCATGAGGGCTGCATGCATGACGGAGCCGCTAGGGCGAGAGTACCTCCGGACTACCCCGATTGTTCTCCGGGCTAAGAATTAAGAGTTGAGGAGGTGGTTGAACTATATTGAGTCAGTTACTTACTAACTATTAGAGGACATTGGTATTGGAGTAGAAGGGCTGAGAGAACAAAGAGTGTGGACATTagatgagagagaagatggcttATGGTGGCAAACTCATGCAAGATAAGAGAtgagtgagatgagatgagatgagacatTATCTGCAATCTACCAAATGATTCCATCCATGATATCACGAGAATCTAGAACAATGAACAATGCATGCATATCCCCCTCTTTGGATACTCCTCACGAGTGCATAAGTACCTTTTTGAGCCTCGTCTTCCCGACAATTGCCGCCTCTAAACATCGGCACATGTCAATGAATCATCCAATTACTGCTGTTATAGGGCGCGCTTAAAGATGGGCCGGAGCTCGATGCCGGTGGGTTTTAGGCTCTTTCACAGTGGCTATGGCGCATTAGACTTGCATATTCGGAGGCCGCGGCTGCAGTAAAATTGGTGTCACAGTTGGACCCTTTTTTGACTCCGCATGCACGGCGCCGTATACCGGGTGCGGAGGCGGAAGCGGAGGCCGGAGGTACATACAGTACTGTACGATTAGTTACCTAACAGTCAGACTAGGAGAAACTCTACCTGAGATTTGTTcttgtcaacttcttctttaagtaataccCTTTCTAGTCATTTACTCTGTCCTGCATCGGgctaaaaaaaaacttataattacCTGTTCCCCTCTCTTTTCACTCCAACTCAAACCATACCCTCATACCCCCCACCACCTTGTCTTTTACCACTACTTCACATCACATCTTCACCATGACCAACGACTCCTCCAACACTGGTGCCGCCTCCAACGGCGAGGCCAAGTCCTCCTTCACCGTCAAGGCCGGTCTCGCCCAGATGCTCAAGGGCGGCGTCATCATGGACGTCACAAACGCTGAGCAGGCCCGCATCGCCGAAGAAGCCGGCGCCTGCGCCGTCATGGCCCTCGAGCGAGTCCCCGCTGACATTCGCAAAGACGGCGGCGTAGCTCGCATGTCAGACCCCGCCATGATCAAGCAGATCCAAGAAGCCGTCACCATCCCCGTCATGGCAAAGGCCCGCATCGGCCACTTCGTTGAGTGCCAGATCCTCGaggctcttggtgttgactaCATCGACGAGTCTGAGGTTCTCACCCCCGCTGATGACGAGAGCCACGTTGAGAAGAGCACTTTCGGTGTTCCTTTTGTCTGTGGGTGCAGAAACCTCGGTGAGGCGCTGCGAAGAATCGCAGAGGGCGCTGCTATGATCCGAACAAAGGGCGAGGCTGGCACGGGCGATGTCGTCGAGGCCGTGCGACACATGAAGACAGTCAACAAGCAAATCGCGCAGGCCAAGGCCGCGCTCGCCGAGGGCGGCATCATCCGCATCCGCGAACTCGCCCGCGAGCTCGAAGTCGACGCCGATCTCCTCCGCCAGACCGCAGAGCTAGGCCGTCTGCCCGTCGTCAACTTCGCCGCCGGCGGAGTCGCCACGCCCGCTGACGCCGCGCTCATGATGCAGCTCGGCTGCGACGGTGTGTTTGTCGGCAGCGGTATTTTCAAGTCGGGCGACCCTGCGAAGCGGGCCAAGGCCATCGTGCGTGCGACTACACACTATAAGGATGCCAAGGTGCTGGCTGAAACTAGCACGGGGCTTGGCGAGGCTATGGTGGGAATTAACTGCGATAGCATGAAGcctgaggagaagcttgccgGTCGAGGATGGTAAGTGGTGATAGCGAggtgttttgtttttggCGTTGATGGGGATTCAACATGAAAAAGAATAGGTCAAGGAAAAATGAATGTagttgagaagatcaactcGGCTagataaagtaaagtatGCATGGATGGTATAAGCGGGTGTTTCAACACCATAATTGATAACAAATTTCTCCCAATTCTTCTCTGCTGTAATGAGTGCCCGTGTCTTGTGACAAGTTGTTGTTCCCATTGTGAGGTACTAATACAAACCattcttgtctctctctATGCTCGTCTGGTCTATGCTGTCTAAGTCGAACCACAAGGTGCTTCGTATATAATGTCATTCAACGATGCCAATATGCCACCATCTCGATAATCGCACCTCAAAATACCCCAAATTACCCGATATAGCCAATCGTATATAGGCGCAAAAGAACCATATCGCCGATCAAATCGAAGGATCagtttctcttcctcttcgtcttccttccatcttcttcaccttcactcCCTTCATTCTGAAGTCTCTTGGCACCCTTGCCACTCAGACGGCTAGCAGCATTCCGCTTCTTGTCGTTGCCAGCCTTGTTGTTCTCCTTGCGCTGCGTCTCACATTAGTACTCACATCATAAAACCATGGCTATATACTTACGACAAGCTCGGCGACTGGGGAGTTGGTGATTCGGGAGAGCCACGATGAGCGTAGGGCTGAGTGAATCAAAACCTTGTTGTCCTAACCAAGTTAGTTATTGGTTGTGAAGTGAAAAGGGGTGAATTACTCGAAAAGCGTTCACGAGGCGTTCCTAACGCTCTCCAAAACTAGCGAACTGCTCCCACTGACACTCGGCATTACTCCAAAGCGGAACAAAGTTCCGATCCTGCTGCGACAGCATGGCTGAGTCCTATCACTATTGTTAGCAGAGTATATATACATCTATGAATTGCAGTCTTACGAGGATCTTAGAACTGagaatctcaatctcaatgtTGGACAGCTGACGGTGAACGACATTCTTCCACTGCTCGTTCACAGGAGGCATCCTTTCAAGAGGAGGTTCGATTTGGTGATCAAGCATATCAGACGGCTCAACAGAAAGCCCGACACTCTTTCGATAGACCTTGACTTCTTCAACCCACTGCACAGCAAGCTTCGTTCCCATCTTCGTTCGCCAGCCCCTAGGATTCGACCAGTCCACTATAGCCATGAAGAGCTCCTGCACACGAGCGCGATACGCTTCGTTCGTTCGAGGGAATGTGGGATCCATGTCTGGCGGTGTGACTGTCACTTCATGGTGTGCgagtgagagaaagagattgCCTATCTGGCGAGCTTGGACTGGGTTCGTGATGTAGCCCTGGTATTCATGGGTGAAGTGCTGCAGCTCTAAGAGGAGCGACTGCTGCTCTACAGTGTGGGGATTGATGTTGGCTGGGTTGGTTGGGATCTTGTGACGGGTTGGTTCACTAGGGGCAGGGCCTTTGCGAGGTGGTCCCTGAGGAGGGGGATTGCGAGATTGAAAGGCTGGGTGAGATGCTTGCCCAgagagaggttgatgaagctgattGTTCATAGAGAAGAAAAATTGCTGCTGGGGATATTGCGCTTGTCTCATCTGACGTCCACCAAGGCCAGTGGGTTGTCGTACTTGGAAGGGCTGCATTTGCTGAAGGGCCGCCTGGTCATAGAATGGTTGA encodes the following:
- a CDS encoding probable Sno-type pyridoxine vitamin B6 biosynthetic protein SNO1, producing MISLTVGVLALQGGFAEHVDLVRKAAEYLSSTEGISKAKFHCIEVRTKEELDQCNALIIPGGESTTISFVAAQSGLLEPLRDFVKVQKRPVWGTCAGLILLSDEANATKKGGQELIGGLAVRVHRNHFGRQMESFESGMNLPFLNDDNDDKLFPGVFIRAPVVEEVIGSSDDGRPPVEVLAKLPGRVDKMKSGVSQANTKDDSGDIVAVRQGNVLGTSFHPELTKDERIHVWWLKEILNQQ
- a CDS encoding probable Snz-type pyridoxine vitamin B6 biosynthetic protein SNZ1; this encodes MTNDSSNTGAASNGEAKSSFTVKAGLAQMLKGGVIMDVTNAEQARIAEEAGACAVMALERVPADIRKDGGVARMSDPAMIKQIQEAVTIPVMAKARIGHFVECQILEALGVDYIDESEVLTPADDESHVEKSTFGVPFVCGCRNLGEALRRIAEGAAMIRTKGEAGTGDVVEAVRHMKTVNKQIAQAKAALAEGGIIRIRELARELEVDADLLRQTAELGRLPVVNFAAGGVATPADAALMMQLGCDGVFVGSGIFKSGDPAKRAKAIVRATTHYKDAKVLAETSTGLGEAMVGINCDSMKPEEKLAGRGW